In the Trichoderma atroviride chromosome 4, complete sequence genome, TTGCTTAACTCTAATAAGGGAGTCTATTATAGGTGGGTAGATGACTGAGTTTTGAGTTATGACATTTGATAGAAGATCACTCCTATGCCTGTATGTGGCTGATGTTTCGTGGGGTGCTAATGCAGCAGTCTAGCAAATGATGACTACGCGCGCCATATCTTACTCGATTAGGCAGTCTGGCGTGCATGTCCATAGTTGCAGACTTTTGAATGGAGTTGATGATTTGTCAATGGGTTTGCAGTTGGATGGATGACGGTAAGCTTCAATGGGTAAAGAGACGTCATGAGTGCACACATGAATACTTTGCATGCAAAAGTGATTCGAAAGTGTTTAGCATCAGTAAGACGCCTGACGAATTCTGGGTATGATATCCTGGAGACTCTACGACTATTTGCTACTCCATCATCATTGAATATACACAATGTGCGTATTAGAAAACTGGGATTATTGACTTGAGATTCGTCGTTTTGACAGCTAGGAGTATCGTTCTAAATTTCACTTGGGCTTTCAGATTGCCTTTTCGCGGCCCATAGTTGAGATGGATCTGGTTGACGTCCTAGTACTGCTTCGTAGAGAGGGCACTACCATGGTGGTACAGCGAGGCCAAGAAACCAGCACGTTATTACAGAATGCAATATCCTGATGTACTCAATTTTCCTCAATGAAACCAGTAAACCAGTTCATAGTTGAAATTGGCATTTATACTAATCATCTCTCCTCAGCAGATATTGATTTCGTCCTAGAAGCTGGCTTCCGCTTTATGCGTAATAGCCGTCCTTCCCGTTTTGACACTATTTCCGGTTTTAGTAATACCGCCCGCGCGGCATCATGACGCATTATGAATCCGTCGACTGTACCAGTTCCATGCCTCTTTCATTCCTTTTGATGAATCTTGGCCTCTTGCTTGCAAAGGGTAAGAAAACGAGATATTTCTCAATCCATAAGTAACACTCTTCTGCCTGCTGAGAGCGCCATGACTCGGCTAGAAGGGCGCAAACGCTCGAAGCTGGCCTGTCAGACCTGCCGCGACCTCAAGCGCAGGTGCGATGGCGCTCGTCCTTGCGGAACATGCGTTCGGTTTGAATATGACTGCACTTACAATGCCTATAGGAAGAGACGGGACATGGAACAGTACCTGGGGCCGGTCGGAGAACTGACGCCTTCTCGCTCCAGCGCAAAATCCTCCCACGATGAGTTTCCATCGACGGCGAGCCCGCATATCCAAGCCCGATCTGTCGAGGCAAACTCGTGTCCTGCGTTTGTGAGGACGCTGGCGCTGAGGCTGGATCCAAAAAGGAATCCGCGGATGCTAAGCTTTGCCTGGAATGCCTTTCTGGGATCGCGGCAGACCCATCCTGCGCCGTCCTTTCAGTCCATCACAGACGTGGTATCACAAAAGAGACTCGACGACTTGGCTGGCGTCTACTTCCAAAAGGTTGACCCCGTCTACGGCTTCGTCGATGGCGAAGAAATAGAAGACAACATACGCCATCGGTGGATGATTCGAGATGCCACACAGGCACAAGACGCCATACTATGCGGCATCGGCGCGCTGGGATGCCTCTTCTCACAAATACAGACCGATGCTACCGATCCCGTCGAATCTGCGCTGGTGGAGCTGGCAAAGAATCTACTCGAGAAGACACTGTCCGAGCCTCCGACGATTGAGAGCATCACCGCGTGGCTACTACGGGTCACTTACCTGCGAGTCGCGGGGAACCAGTACACGGCCTGGATGGCGAGCTGCACGCTGATGCATATGATCGATGCAGGTGGCTTCAATGCCGAATCGCCGGGGAAAGCCGTCCTCCCATCACCGCCTCAGGCAGTCAGCATGGAGATGAGGAAGCGGATCGTGGCCATTGCGCAGCATCTCAACGTCTGGATGTCGTTCGACATGGGCCTCACTCGCGTTGCGCTCCCAAACATCAGCACGGCAGTTTCTTCGGCGCGAGAAGGAGACTCTACGTGTGAAATCATCGAGCTGCTCCCATTCTCCGTCGAGCTTGATCCGCAGCGAAAGCCCACGGCGCTGGAGCTCGAGTGTGCTCTGCAAGTGGTGCTGAGCCGCGTGCACTCCAGCCCGCCGTCGATTCTTGCCCAGTGCAATCTGGCGCTCTGTCTCTGCCGCCGTCTACGATCGATGGAGGTTGCCCTGCCGGATTCTGTGCTCCAGCAAGTGCTTCTGCTGACGTCAAATGGCATACAGGCTGCTCAAGCAGTGCTGGCCGCGCGAGCACCCTGGCACCAGATGGTCTACGTACCATTCCAGATTGTTTGTGTGCTGCTTGCCATAGACACTGTATCGTCCATCTCTCAACTGCGAGGCGCGATGCAGTGTCTGAAAGACATTACGGCTGTCTACAACACCGAGGCAACACAAGACGCCTTGAAAACTGCTCGCTCGCTTGTTTTCCTGCATCAGAAAGGAAAGGAGATGTTTGCTTCGGCCTTGGGCGAGATACTGAGGAACGACCCGACGACTCCTGTTGGAGAAGCACCGGGCATCTCGCCGATGCTTTTGGAAGATGCGTTTGGCACGGGCAACTTTACGGATCAGTTCTTTGGCCTCCCGTACAACGACATTGACCAGCTTGTGAATCCCGATTTCTTTTGGAATATCAACGGCTATGGGTTATGAGTACACGACAATAATTACCTGATTTTACGTAATCTATTGATACCCGGAATCTTTACTTAGGATTATACAATATTTGTACAAATAATTCGATTTACAATTAGAGAAATGCAGCCATGCAAAGTGGAAATGAGGGTTTCTGCCCTGGCGCGGTACATTGTCAAGACAGGTTACAGGCCTTGGCTAAACGACTTGTTGAACTCTGAATTGTTTAGCGTCGAAAAGCTAATCGCGTTGGATGCTTTATGTTAGAGCCGTAGGATGAAATGGCCCCTTGCTCTAATCTGTATCTAGTTGAGTAGGCTGAGCTCTCTCTTGATGCTATCCCGTAGTCCAGCCTTGTCCTTAATGCCCAGTAGCTCGCCGTCATTCGCCTCGAGGTCGACAGGACCCTCAACTCCATCGGCAAAAAAGACATGTTGGACAAAAGGACCAACCGACTGCTTGTAGTCCCCATTTGCGACGCATGTAGTTGCTGCTTCCAACAAGTCACTGCCCTTGACATGGCTGACGTGGTATTTAGAGTCAGACTCCTCTTCAAAGATTCTCAAAACCTCATTTTGAGTTGTTTTGAAAGAAAACACATTCAAGAATTTGTTTGCTGTTTCTTCTGGCTTTTTCAAAATGGCAGCAACGGTTTCACCGACAAAGTAGGTGTTTGTGGCTGCCCAGGGCTTGTTGCCAGAGTCGATGATTACCCCAGTCTTTGCTCTAGCGTTGATTCCGAGTATGAATTGAGTTTGAATGCCCTTATTTCCACCGATTAGCTCATTGTGTACATTTAGGCCAAAGTCGTGGATGATGACGGTCTCACCCagtcaaagaagaagccacATGCGACCCCCGTCCAACTAAACCACTTGTGCTTCGCAGCAACTTCATCCAAGTATTCATTCAGCTTGGCTTTGTTGACTACCATCCAACCCATGTCTTTTTCCTCGGTGCGCCGATTGTCGACGCCATATTCGGATGGAATAAATCGTCGAActttggcagcaacggcagcgtCGACAATCGTCTTTTGGTCATCCAGGGCAGCTGAGGAGATTGCGGAAACCAGGGCATCGTGACCTTGTAGTACTTCTTGAACTGCTTCCTTGGAGGTTATATCGACCCTTTTCACGTCGACTCCATCCACAAAGGTGGCTTGTGACTCAAGTCGAGTAATAGCAGTAACCTCAAAGTTGGAGTTCAAAAgggctttgatgatggaag is a window encoding:
- a CDS encoding uncharacterized protein (EggNog:ENOG41), coding for MTRLEGRKRSKLACQTCRDLKRRCDGARPCGTCVRFEYDCTYNAYRKRRDMEQYLGPVGELTPSRSSAKSSHDEFPSTASPHIQARSVEANSCPAFVRTLALRLDPKRNPRMLSFAWNAFLGSRQTHPAPSFQSITDVVSQKRLDDLAGVYFQKVDPVYGFVDGEEIEDNIRHRWMIRDATQAQDAILCGIGALGCLFSQIQTDATDPVESALVELAKNLLEKTLSEPPTIESITAWLLRVTYLRVAGNQYTAWMASCTLMHMIDAGGFNAESPGKAVLPSPPQAVSMEMRKRIVAIAQHLNVWMSFDMGLTRVALPNISTAVSSAREGDSTCEIIELLPFSVELDPQRKPTALELECALQVVLSRVHSSPPSILAQCNLALCLCRRLRSMEVALPDSVLQQVLLLTSNGIQAAQAVLAARAPWHQMVYVPFQIVCVLLAIDTVSSISQLRGAMQCLKDITAVYNTEATQDALKTARSLVFLHQKGKEMFASALGEILRNDPTTPVGEAPGISPMLLEDAFGTGNFTDQFFGLPYNDIDQLVNPDFFWNINGYGL
- a CDS encoding uncharacterized protein (EggNog:ENOG41), coding for MAAIKKVAVLGGSGNIGPSIIKALLNSNFEVTAITRLESQATFVDGVDVKRVDITSKEAVQEVLQGHDALVSAISSAALDDQKTIVDAAVAAKVRRFIPSEYGVDNRRTEEKDMGWMVVNKAKLNEYLDEVAAKHKWFSWTGVACGFFFDWGIQTQFILGINARAKTGVIIDSGNKPWAATNTYFVGETVAAILKKPEETANKFLNVFSFKTTQNEVLRIFEEESDSKYHVSHVKGSDLLEAATTCVANGDYKQSVGPFVQHVFFADGVEGPVDLEANDGELLGIKDKAGLRDSIKRELSLLN